From the Chitinolyticbacter meiyuanensis genome, one window contains:
- a CDS encoding argininosuccinate synthase → MSDVKKVVLAYSGGLDTSVILKWLQDTYQCEVVTFTADLGQGEELEPARQKALKFGIKQENIYIDDVREEFVRDFVFPMFRANTIYEGEYLLGTSIARPLIAKRLIEIARETGADAISHGATGKGNDQVRFELGAYALMPEVKIIAPWREWDLLSREKLLAYAEANDIPVDMKHKNGGAPYSMDANLLHISFEGRHLEDPKAEAEESMWRWTVSPEAAPDAAEYIDLEFEKGDVVAINGVRLKAHEVLAKLNELGGKHGIGRLDLVENRYVGMKSRGCYETPGGTILLKAHRGIESITLDREVAHLKDNLMPRYAELIYNGYWWSPERRALQVLIDHTQDYVNGWVRLKLYKGGVSVVARDSKDTLFDQTIATFDDDGGAYNQADAGGFIKLNALRMRIAGKKGR, encoded by the coding sequence ATGTCTGACGTTAAGAAAGTCGTGCTTGCCTACTCGGGCGGCCTTGATACCTCGGTCATCCTGAAGTGGCTACAGGACACCTACCAGTGCGAAGTTGTCACCTTCACCGCTGACTTGGGCCAGGGCGAAGAGCTGGAACCGGCACGCCAGAAGGCGCTCAAGTTCGGCATCAAGCAGGAAAACATCTACATCGACGATGTGCGTGAGGAATTCGTGCGCGACTTCGTGTTCCCGATGTTCCGCGCCAACACCATCTACGAAGGCGAATACCTGCTGGGCACCTCGATCGCCCGCCCGTTGATCGCCAAGCGCTTGATCGAGATCGCCCGCGAAACCGGTGCCGATGCCATCAGCCACGGTGCCACCGGCAAGGGCAACGACCAGGTCCGCTTCGAACTCGGCGCTTACGCCCTGATGCCGGAAGTGAAGATCATCGCCCCGTGGCGCGAATGGGACCTGCTGTCCCGCGAAAAGCTGCTGGCCTATGCCGAAGCCAATGATATCCCGGTCGACATGAAGCACAAGAACGGCGGCGCGCCGTACTCGATGGATGCCAACCTGCTGCACATCAGCTTCGAAGGCCGCCATCTGGAAGACCCGAAGGCCGAGGCCGAGGAAAGCATGTGGCGCTGGACCGTCAGCCCGGAAGCTGCGCCGGATGCCGCCGAATACATCGACCTGGAGTTCGAGAAGGGCGATGTGGTCGCCATCAACGGCGTGCGACTGAAGGCGCACGAAGTGCTGGCCAAGCTGAACGAACTCGGCGGCAAGCACGGCATCGGCCGTCTCGACCTGGTGGAAAACCGCTACGTCGGCATGAAGAGCCGTGGCTGCTACGAAACCCCGGGCGGCACGATCCTGCTCAAGGCACACCGCGGTATCGAATCGATTACGCTCGATCGCGAAGTGGCGCATCTGAAGGACAACCTGATGCCGCGCTACGCCGAGCTGATCTACAACGGCTACTGGTGGAGCCCGGAGCGCCGCGCGCTGCAGGTGCTGATCGACCATACCCAGGACTACGTGAATGGCTGGGTGCGCCTGAAGCTGTACAAGGGTGGCGTCTCGGTCGTTGCGCGCGACTCCAAGGACACGCTGTTCGATCAGACCATCGCCACCTTCGATGACGACGGCGGCGCTTATAACCAGGCCGATGCGGGTGGTTTTATCAAGCTGAACGCGCTGCGCATGCGCATCGCCGGCAAGAAAGGCCGTTAA
- a CDS encoding DUF2788 domain-containing protein → MLDALAHMSEETFTTLTVSVFSTLLIAYMGFIIYKLAKDSKAGKYGTLVLFFVLGFGMFGFIVKTILTEVLQK, encoded by the coding sequence ATGCTCGACGCCCTGGCCCATATGTCCGAAGAGACCTTCACCACGCTCACGGTGTCGGTGTTCTCAACGCTGTTGATCGCCTACATGGGCTTCATCATCTACAAGCTTGCCAAGGATTCGAAGGCCGGCAAGTACGGCACGCTGGTGCTGTTCTTCGTGCTGGGCTTCGGCATGTTCGGTTTCATCGTCAAGACCATCCTCACCGAAGTGCTGCAAAAATAA
- the ppnP gene encoding pyrimidine/purine nucleoside phosphorylase, producing MSQFDNVSVLKQANVYFDGKCVSHTVILADGTRKSVGVILPSKLTFNTGAPEVMEVLAGSCNVTLKGESGSKTYAAGTSFDVPGDSSFDIEVTDTLHYVCHFG from the coding sequence ATGAGCCAATTCGACAACGTTTCCGTTCTCAAGCAAGCCAACGTCTACTTCGACGGCAAGTGCGTCAGCCACACCGTCATCCTTGCCGATGGCACCCGCAAGTCGGTCGGCGTCATCCTGCCGTCCAAGCTCACCTTCAACACCGGCGCACCGGAAGTGATGGAAGTGCTCGCCGGCAGCTGCAATGTCACACTGAAAGGCGAGTCGGGCAGCAAGACCTACGCTGCCGGTACCTCGTTCGATGTCCCGGGCGATTCCAGCTTCGACATCGAGGTGACCGACACGCTGCACTACGTCTGCCATTTCGGCTAA
- a CDS encoding DinB family protein codes for MDANYPRLMAAYNRWMNQRLYAACDQLDDTTRHADLGAFFKSIHATLDHLVWGDAIWLDRLQQQPLPSATAGTLLYPDWNELKAARAVLDQRLIDWAAGIDQAWLMESFSFTSRVYQRDFTQPRWVFVTQLFNHQTHHRGQLTTLLAQLDIDFGITDLPMLPELADPHWLA; via the coding sequence ATGGACGCGAACTATCCCCGATTGATGGCTGCGTACAACCGCTGGATGAACCAGCGGCTCTATGCGGCCTGCGACCAGCTCGACGACACCACGCGCCATGCCGACCTCGGCGCCTTCTTCAAATCCATCCATGCCACGCTCGACCACCTGGTCTGGGGCGATGCCATCTGGCTCGATCGGTTGCAGCAACAACCGCTGCCGTCAGCCACCGCCGGCACCCTGCTCTACCCAGACTGGAATGAGCTCAAGGCCGCGCGCGCCGTGCTCGATCAGCGCCTGATCGACTGGGCCGCTGGCATCGACCAGGCCTGGCTGATGGAAAGCTTCAGTTTCACCAGTCGCGTCTACCAGCGCGACTTCACCCAGCCACGCTGGGTCTTCGTCACCCAGCTGTTCAATCACCAGACCCACCACCGCGGCCAGCTGACCACGCTGCTCGCGCAGCTCGACATCGATTTCGGCATCACCGATCTGCCCATGCTGCCCGAGCTTGCCGAT